In Prochlorococcus marinus XMU1411, one genomic interval encodes:
- the sodN gene encoding superoxide dismutase, Ni, with amino-acid sequence MLSKFINSFLDKKSPIPVHAHCDGPCGVYDPASTRVAAEAVLSMTKKLIALEAPSSTDSAEWATYSNTFSRYVAVKEEQAKETKKEILILWTDYFKPVHLETYPDLHETIWKAAKLCSACKVNIDLAQAEELMSYVEKIHNIFWASKGRTDAFVKAS; translated from the coding sequence ATGTTAAGTAAATTCATCAATTCTTTTCTAGATAAAAAATCCCCAATACCAGTCCATGCTCACTGCGATGGCCCTTGTGGTGTTTATGATCCAGCATCTACTAGAGTTGCTGCTGAAGCAGTTTTATCAATGACAAAAAAACTTATTGCATTAGAAGCTCCTTCTAGCACTGATTCAGCAGAGTGGGCCACTTACAGTAATACATTTTCTAGATATGTTGCAGTTAAAGAGGAGCAAGCAAAAGAAACAAAGAAAGAAATTCTAATTTTGTGGACAGATTACTTTAAACCAGTTCACCTAGAAACTTATCCAGACTTACATGAAACCATTTGGAAGGCTGCCAAATTATGCAGTGCATGCAAAGTTAATATTGATTTAGCTCAAGCCGAAGAACTAATGAGTTATGTAGAAAAGATACATAATATTTTCTGGGCTTCAAAAGGAAGAACAGACGCTTTTGTAAAAGCTAGTTAA
- the sodX gene encoding nickel-type superoxide dismutase maturation protease translates to MFKSFFDFILFFLGLRKTAIVSGESMFPNLKEGDIVFFKKYKKNKSILKNRQIVIFNHPIKNKNLIKRINSVNQNNVEVIGDNIAFSEDSNKFGLINKEKIIGIVTSKLIIPKLNNFLIQKNRSTSLNPK, encoded by the coding sequence ATTTTCAAAAGTTTTTTTGATTTTATTTTATTTTTTTTAGGCTTAAGAAAAACCGCGATTGTTAGTGGTGAATCGATGTTTCCTAACCTAAAAGAAGGAGATATTGTATTTTTTAAAAAATATAAAAAGAATAAATCAATACTTAAAAATCGACAAATAGTTATTTTTAATCATCCAATTAAAAATAAAAACCTAATAAAAAGGATAAATTCAGTAAATCAAAATAACGTTGAGGTTATTGGCGACAATATTGCATTTAGCGAAGATAGTAATAAATTTGGATTAATCAATAAAGAAAAAATAATTGGGATTGTCACCTCTAAATTAATTATTCCTAAATTAAATAATTTTTTAATTCAAAAAAACAGAAGCACTTCTTTGAATCCAAAATAA
- a CDS encoding hydantoin utilization protein A translates to MQAVILTGIVAGFVHVVSGADHLIAMAPAAINNPQKALKNSFSWGLGHSSGVLLLAFLAIFIKDITPLNKFSSIAEFLVGISLLIVGVFAIKNSFQLSIHSHSHKHENGIAHRHFHFHVKEQKNNNKHSHALTGLGLLHGIAGGSHFLAVLPALALPLTSACLYLISYLIGSLISMNLFTCLISFTTFKASQKFIKRLIALAGGLSFSLGLFWIQRSASVFLN, encoded by the coding sequence ATGCAGGCTGTAATTTTAACAGGTATAGTAGCAGGATTTGTGCATGTAGTTAGTGGCGCTGATCATCTAATTGCAATGGCACCAGCAGCTATTAATAATCCCCAAAAAGCTCTTAAAAATAGTTTCTCATGGGGCTTGGGACATTCTTCAGGAGTCCTCTTGTTAGCTTTTCTAGCGATTTTTATTAAGGATATTACGCCATTAAACAAATTTTCTAGTATTGCCGAATTCCTAGTTGGAATTTCACTTCTAATTGTTGGAGTATTTGCTATAAAAAATTCTTTTCAATTAAGTATCCACTCGCATTCCCATAAGCATGAGAATGGAATTGCCCATCGTCACTTTCACTTTCATGTTAAGGAACAAAAAAATAATAATAAGCACTCACATGCTTTGACTGGTTTAGGCTTGCTGCACGGTATAGCTGGAGGTTCACATTTTCTTGCAGTTCTTCCTGCTTTAGCACTACCTTTAACAAGCGCTTGCTTATATTTGATTTCATATTTGATTGGTTCACTCATAAGTATGAATCTTTTTACTTGTTTAATATCTTTTACCACCTTTAAAGCAAGTCAAAAATTTATTAAAAGATTAATAGCTTTAGCAGGAGGGCTTTCCTTTTCTTTGGGATTATTTTGGATTCAAAGAAGTGCTTCTGTTTTTTTGAATTAA
- the trpC gene encoding indole-3-glycerol phosphate synthase TrpC codes for MEIRRRPPNPTVRVENLEYAVPHREAQAKNILEEIVWHKDIEIKNFKKIVSLEDLIKKIEKLPTPKDFYKNILESKIKPGVIAEIKKASPSKGVIRKDFNPENIAICYEGLGASCISVLTDKRFFQGSYEILETVRKSTNLPLLCKDFIISAYQIYKARVSGADAILLIAAILSDDDLIYLKKIADNLKMSVLVEVHNSNELERILKLKSFNLIGINNRDLKTFKTDLKTSKELMHTYADIFLKQNIIPISESGINCAEDLESLRSIGIKGVLIGETFMRESDIEQSFKKLFNSI; via the coding sequence ATGGAGATAAGACGCAGGCCACCAAATCCAACAGTAAGGGTAGAAAACTTAGAATATGCTGTACCTCATAGAGAAGCACAAGCAAAAAATATTTTGGAAGAAATTGTATGGCACAAGGATATTGAAATTAAGAATTTTAAAAAAATAGTCTCTTTAGAAGATCTCATCAAAAAGATTGAAAAACTTCCTACTCCCAAAGATTTTTACAAAAATATCTTGGAGTCAAAAATAAAACCAGGAGTTATTGCTGAAATAAAAAAAGCTAGTCCGAGTAAAGGAGTTATTAGAAAAGATTTTAACCCTGAAAATATAGCAATTTGTTATGAAGGATTAGGTGCATCATGTATCTCAGTACTAACCGATAAAAGGTTTTTTCAAGGTAGTTATGAAATTCTCGAAACTGTAAGGAAATCAACTAATCTGCCTCTACTCTGCAAAGATTTTATTATTTCTGCTTATCAGATTTATAAAGCAAGGGTATCTGGTGCTGATGCAATATTATTAATCGCTGCGATTTTAAGTGATGATGATTTAATTTATTTAAAGAAAATAGCTGATAATTTAAAGATGAGTGTTCTTGTTGAAGTCCATAACTCTAATGAATTAGAAAGGATTCTAAAGTTAAAATCTTTTAATTTGATTGGAATAAATAATAGGGACTTAAAGACTTTTAAAACTGATTTAAAAACATCAAAAGAATTGATGCATACGTATGCAGATATATTTTTAAAACAAAATATTATTCCCATAAGTGAATCCGGAATTAATTGTGCCGAAGATTTAGAATCGCTTAGATCTATTGGAATCAAGGGAGTATTAATTGGTGAAACTTTTATGAGAGAAAGTGATATTGAACAATCGTTCAAGAAATTATTTAACTCAATTTAA
- the lpdA gene encoding dihydrolipoyl dehydrogenase: MTDSSFDFDLIVIGAGYGGFDAAKHAAGKGLKVAIVESSDMGGTCVNKGCVPSKALLAASGKVREIADYEHLAKFGIHASPVRFERSKIADHANNLVLNVRENLTKTLKRSGVEIILGIGRIAGNQKVGVRDKNGIDKIFTSKNIVIATGSSPFVPRGITLDNRTVFTSDDAVKLEWLPRWIAIIGSGYIGLEFADVYTALGCEVTMIEALENIMPTFDPDITKIAKKNLIQARDIDTKSNVFATKITPGCPVKIELTDAKSKEVVETLEVDAVLVATGRSPNSNNLNLESVGIETVKGFIPVDDQMRVKNGNKIIPHIWAVGDVTGKLMLAHTAAAQGTIAVDNICGGNVEINYNSIPAATFTHPEISSVGLSEAEAKEISVNENFTLGVVKSFFKANSKALAELESDGLLKLIFNKDNGKVLGAHIFGLHAADLIQEISNAISRNQDVIELSKEVHTHPTLSEVVEVAYKQAASQIK, encoded by the coding sequence GTGACTGATTCAAGTTTTGATTTCGATTTAATCGTAATAGGAGCAGGATATGGAGGTTTTGATGCCGCTAAACATGCTGCTGGCAAGGGACTGAAAGTCGCAATAGTAGAATCTTCTGATATGGGAGGTACTTGTGTTAACAAGGGTTGTGTCCCATCTAAGGCTCTTTTGGCTGCAAGTGGAAAAGTTAGAGAAATAGCTGATTATGAACATTTAGCTAAATTTGGTATTCATGCTTCCCCAGTAAGGTTCGAGAGATCAAAAATTGCAGATCATGCAAATAATTTAGTTTTAAATGTTAGAGAAAATTTAACAAAAACTCTTAAAAGGAGTGGAGTTGAAATTATTTTGGGCATTGGCAGAATTGCAGGAAATCAAAAAGTAGGTGTAAGAGATAAAAACGGAATTGATAAAATTTTTACATCTAAGAATATCGTCATAGCAACTGGTTCTTCTCCTTTTGTGCCCCGTGGAATAACTTTGGATAATAGGACTGTATTTACTAGTGATGATGCGGTTAAACTTGAGTGGCTTCCAAGATGGATAGCAATTATTGGAAGCGGATATATAGGACTAGAATTTGCTGATGTTTATACCGCGCTTGGTTGTGAGGTAACCATGATAGAGGCTTTGGAAAATATTATGCCTACATTTGATCCAGACATCACTAAAATTGCCAAGAAGAATCTTATTCAAGCAAGAGATATAGACACAAAATCAAATGTCTTCGCAACAAAAATAACACCTGGATGTCCTGTAAAAATAGAACTGACAGATGCAAAATCTAAGGAAGTTGTAGAAACTTTAGAAGTTGACGCGGTACTAGTTGCAACTGGCAGAAGTCCTAATAGTAATAACCTAAATCTTGAGTCAGTTGGGATCGAAACTGTAAAAGGTTTCATTCCTGTAGATGATCAAATGAGAGTTAAGAATGGTAATAAAATAATACCTCACATTTGGGCTGTTGGAGATGTAACAGGCAAACTTATGCTTGCCCATACAGCTGCAGCGCAGGGTACTATTGCTGTTGATAATATTTGCGGCGGTAATGTCGAAATAAACTATAACAGTATCCCTGCAGCAACCTTTACTCACCCTGAGATAAGTTCAGTTGGTCTCTCTGAGGCTGAAGCTAAAGAGATATCTGTAAACGAAAATTTCACTTTGGGAGTCGTCAAAAGTTTCTTTAAGGCTAATTCAAAAGCATTGGCTGAATTGGAGAGTGATGGATTGCTAAAGTTGATTTTCAATAAAGATAATGGGAAAGTATTAGGTGCTCATATTTTTGGGTTACATGCAGCTGATTTAATTCAAGAAATTTCGAACGCTATTTCAAGGAACCAGGATGTAATTGAATTATCTAAAGAAGTTCATACTCATCCCACTCTTAGTGAGGTAGTTGAGGTCGCATACAAACAGGCGGCTTCTCAAATAAAATAA